The DNA window AAAACGGAATTGAACGGAACAATTCCGTATTTACTCCATTCACTCCGTATCAAAACTATATACTATAAAAATTTTCTGAATTTATCGGGGTTCATAATAAACTAAAATTATTGTAAATATTAAATTTAAGCCGTTGACAATAAAGCAAATGTATGGTAGAATATTTATGGTAAAATAATTAATATAAATCTATGATTTTATTAGAGTTAAATTGTTTACGTTACAAAAAAGTACACAAAATGTAAATCTGTTATTTTTTTATCAGAAATAAGTCAAGTTAATTACCTTAAATAATTGAAAAAAAATTATTTTAAAGAAAGTAATGATGATAATTTTATCCCATAAGTTTGTTAGTCAAAATTTCGTTTGATTTGAATGAAAAATAAAAGGGAGTGATACGTTTTGGCGAATAACCATCAAACAAATAATAATGTCGTGTATGATGCATCGAAAATTCAAGTTCTTGAAGGGCTCGAAGCGGTACGAAAACGACCAGCGATGTATATCGGTAGCACGGGCAGTCCTGGTCTCCATCATTTAGTATATGAAGTTGTTGATAATAGTATTGATGAAGCGCTTGCTGGATTCTGTGATGAAATTAATGTTTTCGTCCATGTAGATAATAGTATAACTGTTATCGATAATGGGCGTGGGATACCGGTGGGTATGCATCCGGTACATAAAAAGAAATCAGCGGTTGAAGTTGTATTAACGATGTTACATGCTGGTGGGAAATTCGATGGCCAGATATATAAAGTTTCCGGTGGATTGCATGGAGTTGGTGTTTCTGTGGTTAATGCGCTGTCTGAGTGGTTGGAAGTTGAAGTAAAACGTGATGGTGGCGTTTATTTTCAGCGCTACGAACGTGGGAAACCGGTCTGTCCGTTGGAACAAATTGGAAAAAGTAAAAAACATGGTACCAAAGTTACCTTTAAACCCGACCCCGATATTTTCGAAGTGTTAGAATATAATAGTGATATTCTCGCAAATCGCTTGCGGGAATTAGCGTTTCTGAATGCAAATGTCAAAATCACGTTGGAAGACCAGCGGACGAATCGAAAAGAAGAATTTAAGTATAGTCGCGGAATTAAAGAGTTCGTTGAATATCTTAATGAAGGGAAAGAAGTTCTCCACGATAAACCGATTTATTTCCAGAAAGATAAAGAGTTTACCAACGGCGATAAATTAGACCGAGTTGAAATTGAAATTGCAGTCCAGTATAACGATTCTTATACTGAGAATGTATTTTCCTATGCGAATACGATCAATACTTCTGAAGGTGGAACCCATCTTACTGGATTCCGAACCGCATTGACCCGCTGCGTCAACGATTATGCGTTCAAGAATAATCTCCTGAAAAAAGATGAACCAAGCTTGCAAGGTGAAGATGTTCGCGAAGGACTCACTGCGGTGATAAGTTTAAAAATCACGAATCCCCAGTTCGAAGGACAGACGAAAACGAAACTCGGAAATTCAGAAATAAAAGGAATCGTTGATTCGATTGTGTATGAAGGGTTAACCGAGTTCTTTGAAGAGAATCCAGGCATAGCGCGTCGAATTTGCGCGAAAGCTATTAATGCGGCACAGGCGCGAGAAGCAGCACGAAAAGCAAAACTACTCGCACGACGAAAAGGAGCGCTTGATGTTAGTTCTCTCCCCGGTAAACTTGCGGATTGTTCAGAACGGCAACCAGAATTATGCGAATTATACCTGGTGGAAGGTGATTCCGCTGGGGGAACCGCAAAACAAGGACGAGACCGCCGATTTCAAGCTATCCTACCGTTACGAGGGAAAATTATTAATGTAGAAAAAGCACGGTTAGATAAGGTGCTCTCAAATGAGGAGATTCGAACGATGATTACTGCAACGGGAACTGGTATCGGTGAAGAAGATTTTGATATTTCGAAATTACGGTATCATAAAATTATCATTATGACGGATGCGGATGTTGATGGCGCACACATTCGTACACTCCTATTAACCTTTTTCTATCGGCAAATGCCGAAACTCATCGAACAGGGATATATTTATATTGCGCAACCGCCATTGTATAAAGTTAAACGGGGAAAGAAAGAGCAGTATATCGAAAAGGAAGAAGAATTAGCAAAATATTTAATTGATTTAGGTTCTGATGATGTCGAACTTTACAAACTGAATGGAAAGAAAGAAACACCGGTTGATCCTGCGGTATTCCGGAAACTGCTAGACGATTTACTAGAATTAGAAAAAATTGCGCAAGTGTTAAATCGGAAAGGACTAACATTACAAGAGTATCTTGATTTAAGAGAAAAGAAAACTGGTCGGTTGCCGTTATATAAGGTCATGATTGGCGATGAGGTTAATTATATTTACGATGAAAAAGAATATATTAAACTCATGGAACAACTTGAGGAACAAGAAATCCAGCCTAGTCTTTTTGATGCAAAGAAGGAGGAACAACCCGGGGTAGAACTCGCACTGCCTAAATATACGGTAACTGAATTTGCTGAAGCGCGTGAACTTGATGTGGTGATTAAACGGTTGGAGAAAAAAGAAATTCCGTTAACGGTATATGAACTTTCAGAAAAACCCCAAGATGCTAAACCATTATTCCGTATTGACGATAACGGAAAACAGTATCTGTTATATAGCGTTAAAGAAATTTTAGATAAAGTGAAAGAAATCGGACGACGTGGTTTAACCATAACTCGATATAAAGGGCTAGGTGAAATGAACGCTGACCAGCTCTGGGAAACCACGATGAATCCAGAAACGCGAACGATTCTCAAGGTGAAAATGGAAGATGCAGTTGAAGCAGAAAAGATTTTCAGTGTATTAATGGGTGACCAAGTTGAACCACGACGGAAATTTATTCAAGAGCATGCTCCGGAAGTTCGCAATCTCGATATTTAAATAACCTATACCACGGAGAAACGAACCAATGAAAGAACAGAAAATCGATATTTTCTTTCATTCTTTTCGTTTTTAACTGAACTATGTTTGACCAACGAGAACGAGTTGTTTCAGTACATATTGAAGATGAAATGAAGAAGTCGTATATCGACTACGCAATGAGTGTTATTGTCGGTCGTGCGTTACCGGAGGTACGCGACGGATTGAAACCGGTCCATCGTCGGATTATCTATGATATGTATCTGCAGGGGATGATGTCAAATAAACCTTATAAAAAATGTGCCGCTATTGTTGGTGATACGATTAAGTTATTTCATCCCCATGGGGAAATGGCAATCTACGATGCGTTAGTTCGATTCGCGCAAGATTTCGCCTGCCGGTACCCGTTAATTGATGGTCAAGGGAACTTTGGTTCAATTGACGGCGACCCACCAGCTGCATATCGGTATACCGAAGCACGATTATCTGCTATTGCGGAAGAGATGCTTGTAGATATTGATAAAGATACGGTTAATTTTGTTCCGAATTTTGATGAATCTACGACCGAACCTACCGTGTTACCATGCCGGATTCCGAATCTCCTCATCAATGGGTCATCTGGAATAGCCGTCGGTATGGCAACCAACATTCCACCACATAACCTCAATGAAGTTGTTGACGCTTTAATTCTTCTGATTGATAAACCAGAAGCGAGCTTAGAAGAAATTATGCAGGTTCTTCCTGGTCCTGATTTTCCGACCGGCGCACAGATTCTCGGTCGAGAAGGTATTATCGAAGCATACCGCACGGGCAAAGGAAAAATTGTTATCCGCGCGCAAGCGATGATTGAAACGTTAAAGGGCGGGAAAACCCAGATTGTTGTAAATGAAATCCCCTATCAAGTGAATAAAGCGAATTTGATTGAATCCATTGCGAGTTTAGTCCGAGAAAAAAAGATTGAAGGGATTTCCGATTTGCGCGATGAATCGGATCGAGAAGGAATGCGCATTGTTATTGAGTTAAAAAAAGATGCGATTCCGCAAGTGGTGCTGAATCAGTTATACAAACATACCCAGTTACAGGATTCTTTTGGTATTATCAATCTCGCTCTGGTTGATGGCAGTCCACGATATTTATCGCTGCCCAAAATGCTCTTATTATTTATTGAGCATCGGAAAGAAGTGGTTACGCGAAGAACGAAATTCGAGTTGCGTAAAGCGCAAGATCGAGCGCATATCTTAGAAGGACTAAAAATTGCGCTTGACCATCTAGATGCGGTAATTAACCTTATCCGAGCATCGAAAACGCCGGAGGAAGCTCGCGATGGGCTTATGACAAAATTCGGATTAACGGAAACGCAAGCGTTAGCGATATTAGCGATGCGGTTACAACAACTAACTGGGCTTGAACGGCAGAAAATTGACGATGAATATCGTGAGTTGATCAAAACGATTGAATATTTAAATTCAATATTGCGGAACCCGAAAATGGTCTTAGATATTATTAAAAAAGAATTGCGTGAAGTTAAAGAGAAACATGGAGATAAACGGCGAACCCAAATTGTGGATGCAGAAGGTGATTTTGAAATGGAAGATTTAATTGCTGAAGAGAATATGGTCGTAACCATTACGCACGGGGGATATATTAAACGGATATCACCGTCAACCTACCATACGCAACGGCGTGGTGGAGTCGGAGTAACGGGAATGGAAACAAAAGAAGAAGATTTCGTTGAGCAGCTTTTCATAGCGTCAACGCA is part of the bacterium genome and encodes:
- the gyrB gene encoding DNA topoisomerase (ATP-hydrolyzing) subunit B, producing MANNHQTNNNVVYDASKIQVLEGLEAVRKRPAMYIGSTGSPGLHHLVYEVVDNSIDEALAGFCDEINVFVHVDNSITVIDNGRGIPVGMHPVHKKKSAVEVVLTMLHAGGKFDGQIYKVSGGLHGVGVSVVNALSEWLEVEVKRDGGVYFQRYERGKPVCPLEQIGKSKKHGTKVTFKPDPDIFEVLEYNSDILANRLRELAFLNANVKITLEDQRTNRKEEFKYSRGIKEFVEYLNEGKEVLHDKPIYFQKDKEFTNGDKLDRVEIEIAVQYNDSYTENVFSYANTINTSEGGTHLTGFRTALTRCVNDYAFKNNLLKKDEPSLQGEDVREGLTAVISLKITNPQFEGQTKTKLGNSEIKGIVDSIVYEGLTEFFEENPGIARRICAKAINAAQAREAARKAKLLARRKGALDVSSLPGKLADCSERQPELCELYLVEGDSAGGTAKQGRDRRFQAILPLRGKIINVEKARLDKVLSNEEIRTMITATGTGIGEEDFDISKLRYHKIIIMTDADVDGAHIRTLLLTFFYRQMPKLIEQGYIYIAQPPLYKVKRGKKEQYIEKEEELAKYLIDLGSDDVELYKLNGKKETPVDPAVFRKLLDDLLELEKIAQVLNRKGLTLQEYLDLREKKTGRLPLYKVMIGDEVNYIYDEKEYIKLMEQLEEQEIQPSLFDAKKEEQPGVELALPKYTVTEFAEARELDVVIKRLEKKEIPLTVYELSEKPQDAKPLFRIDDNGKQYLLYSVKEILDKVKEIGRRGLTITRYKGLGEMNADQLWETTMNPETRTILKVKMEDAVEAEKIFSVLMGDQVEPRRKFIQEHAPEVRNLDI
- the gyrA gene encoding DNA gyrase subunit A, whose amino-acid sequence is MFDQRERVVSVHIEDEMKKSYIDYAMSVIVGRALPEVRDGLKPVHRRIIYDMYLQGMMSNKPYKKCAAIVGDTIKLFHPHGEMAIYDALVRFAQDFACRYPLIDGQGNFGSIDGDPPAAYRYTEARLSAIAEEMLVDIDKDTVNFVPNFDESTTEPTVLPCRIPNLLINGSSGIAVGMATNIPPHNLNEVVDALILLIDKPEASLEEIMQVLPGPDFPTGAQILGREGIIEAYRTGKGKIVIRAQAMIETLKGGKTQIVVNEIPYQVNKANLIESIASLVREKKIEGISDLRDESDREGMRIVIELKKDAIPQVVLNQLYKHTQLQDSFGIINLALVDGSPRYLSLPKMLLLFIEHRKEVVTRRTKFELRKAQDRAHILEGLKIALDHLDAVINLIRASKTPEEARDGLMTKFGLTETQALAILAMRLQQLTGLERQKIDDEYRELIKTIEYLNSILRNPKMVLDIIKKELREVKEKHGDKRRTQIVDAEGDFEMEDLIAEENMVVTITHGGYIKRISPSTYHTQRRGGVGVTGMETKEEDFVEQLFIASTHDYILFFTDKGKVHWLKVYEIPQGGRAAKGKAIVNLLEISPEEKITAGIPVREFDSEHYIVMVTEQGIIKKTELAAFSNPRKGGIIAVSLEPGDKLVEAKLTNGHQQILIGTKQGKAIRFPETDVRPMGRTAQGVRGIRLEKDDIVIGMEIVQEGGTLLTVCENGYGKRTEISEYRIQSRGGKGVINIKTDERNGMVVGIKEVIDSDKMMLITSKGMVIQCPISEIRSISRNTKGVRLIRLEEGDKVAAVARLGEKENENGEPEPAAAKL